Proteins encoded in a region of the Ancylobacter sp. SL191 genome:
- a CDS encoding alanyl-tRNA editing protein, with translation MATQLLFRDDAYLRETTATVTALTPEGGIITDRTVFYANAGGQPGDTGVLRRASGAEIALATAVYGPDKADVIHVPAQTTGTGGGELPDIGESVTLVLDWDIRHKRMRMHTLLHLLSVALPYPVTGGSIGDAEGRLDFDIPEANLDKDAITAKLAEMIATGAAVTESWITDEELLANPGLIKTMSVKPPMGTGRVRLVAIEGLDLQPCGGTHVRSLKEIGAALVTKIEKKGQQNRRVRVAWA, from the coding sequence ATGGCCACCCAGCTCCTGTTCCGCGACGACGCTTATCTGCGCGAGACCACGGCCACCGTGACCGCGCTCACCCCCGAGGGCGGCATCATCACCGACCGCACGGTGTTCTACGCCAATGCCGGCGGCCAGCCGGGCGACACGGGCGTGCTGCGCCGCGCCTCCGGCGCCGAGATCGCGCTGGCCACCGCCGTCTATGGGCCGGACAAGGCCGATGTGATCCACGTTCCCGCCCAAACCACAGGAACGGGCGGCGGCGAATTACCGGATATCGGCGAGAGCGTCACGCTGGTGCTCGACTGGGACATCCGCCACAAGCGGATGCGCATGCACACGCTGCTGCATCTGCTCTCCGTCGCCCTGCCCTACCCGGTCACCGGCGGTTCCATCGGCGATGCGGAAGGCCGGCTCGATTTCGACATTCCCGAAGCCAATCTCGACAAGGACGCCATCACGGCCAAGCTCGCCGAAATGATCGCCACCGGCGCGGCTGTCACCGAGAGCTGGATCACCGACGAGGAACTCCTCGCCAATCCGGGCCTCATCAAGACCATGTCGGTGAAGCCGCCCATGGGCACCGGGCGCGTGCGCCTCGTCGCCATTGAGGGGCTCGACCTCCAGCCCTGCGGCGGCACCCATGTGCGCAGCCTCAAAGAGATCGGCGCGGCACTGGTGACCAAGATCGAGAAAAAGGGCCAGCAGAACCGCCGCGTGCGGGTCGCCTGGGCCTGA